The Equus caballus isolate H_3958 breed thoroughbred chromosome 13, TB-T2T, whole genome shotgun sequence genome includes a window with the following:
- the NHLRC4 gene encoding NHL-repeat-containing protein 4, whose protein sequence is MTPESSLGLLLKCGHSRRPARPLPPAAPPTLSGSGFQQQRLQAQQGQEPAPSPKLGPAAGTLLREAESAILAHLPALRPPAPPPGPPPGQLPPRGLHLMLDPPAEPIRSWQPRLLGRIPVPAGAAGGPRGLHCSLDGLLFLTAGAAPCVHVLDLEGRSICHLPCHVPGAGTFVPEDVAVTAAGLVAVSDLVHGAVHVLQHTARAPQGRWVTVGTFLAPRGLAVDALGRLLVTDYVPGAVHSFTLGPALQPLAPASVLGLQGPCWVGPGPDGGLAVSEEFGDVRLFGSAHQPLGTLGGLTGHTFGSPAGVCTDAEGGVIVVDEQRRQVTLFPRAGAPICLVSEGLRRPLGVACAPQGQLVVADAGDGYIKVYQYHLEPA, encoded by the exons ATGACTCCGGAGAGCTCCCTTGGGCTGCTGCTCAAATGTGGCCACAGCCGGCGTcctgcccgccccctccccccagcagctCCTCCCACTCTCTCAGGCTCTGGTTTCCAACAACAGAGACTGCAGGCACAACAGGGCCAGGAGCCTGCCCCCAG CCCCAAACTTGGCCCAGCAGCAGGAACTctgctcagagaggctgagtctGCGATCTTGGCCCACCTGCCTGCCCTCCGGCCTCCTGCTCCACCTCCTGGGCCTCCCCCAGGCCAGCTGCCCCCCCGGGGCCTGCACCTCATGCTGGACCCGCCTGCAGAGCCCATTCGCTCCTGGCAGCCCCGGCTGCTGGGGCGGATCCCGGTGCCCGCAGGGGCTGCAGGCGGGCCCCGGGGCCTGCACTGCTCCCTGGATGGCCTGCTCTTCCTGACAGCTGGGGCTGCGCCCTGCGTCCATGTGCTGGACCTTGAGGGACGGTCCATCTGCCACCTGCCCTGCCACGTGCCAGGGGCTGGGACCTTCGTGCCCGAGGACGTGGCTGTGACGGCTGCTGGGCTCGTAGCAGTCAGCGACCTCGTCCACGGAGCTGTCCACGTGCTCCAGCACACTGCTCGAGCCCCACAAGGCCGCTGGGTGACAGTGGGCACCTTCCTGGCCCCCCGGGGGCTGGCCGTGGACGCCCTTGGCCGCCTCCTGGTGACGGACTATGTGCCTGGGGCCGTGCACAGCTTCACGTTGGGCCCTGCTTTGCAGCCGCTGGCCCCAGCCTCCGTGCTGGGTCTGCAGGGCCCCTGCTGGGTGGGCCCGGGGCCTGACGGGGGCCTCGCCGTGAGCGAGGAGTTTGGGGACGTGCGGCTGTTTGGCAGTGCCCACCAGCCCCTGGGTACCCTGGGGGGTCTGACGGGGCACACCTTTGGCAGCCCAGCGGGCGTGTGCACCGACGCTGAGGGCGGCGTCATTGTGGTGGATGAGCAGCGGCGCCAGGTGACCCTGTTCCCCCGAGCCGGGGCACCCATCTGCCTGGTGTCCGAGGGGCTGAGAAGGCCCCTGGGTGTGGCCTGTGCACCCCAGGGCCAGCTCGTAGTGGCAGACGCAGGGGACGGCTACATCAAGGTGTACCAGTACCACTTGGAGCCAGCCTGA
- the PRR35 gene encoding proline-rich protein 35, producing MSREAGSCRVGPGARARARKPKKPHYIPRPWGKPYNYKCFQCPFTCLEKSHLYNHMKYSLCKDSLSLLLDSPDWACRRAPAVPRPRAATPDGPEDPTDPGGQPQGAWLPDAPTTPDLVVADVLSLRRCVGGPKPRAEGSPGTPPPVTRDAQKGAGHGRRLAESWKPGPSGGPRGMSVVDAAVAGPGSGVPCYPPPTPGEFPEAQSLHLSLLGVNYPLGPGLFSYLGPSLAAAAHMPFLASASPLLPPATAFPAPQPPERPALFPRLFYPLLLEHTLGLPAGKAAPAKPPAPPKGPPGTLAPGLLKVPAPGQGGPWPRGAPEDPGQDRELERAAQSDPRRKLPLGSRLEPPKAPSSVAKFSSQSSLQTGPSMMLWPEDKEPGDPKTPGPVAPLPQQSLGLALGVPGHVSEDLTRVLGDYARVERRLGQLVPAGGLAPRPLREQLGKIRRELLTIHQALERAVRPPDTPLDLSVKRAPAKRSEAPLGAWGQPELGSTLARGTPEAPSMLGPTAPEPFSGHTTKCEADSSVPPPGLPLQAPEDPVIPGSSWGTHGGVGGSWPPEAVAGLQSPPGAEV from the exons ATGTCCCGAGAGGCAGGCTCGTGCCGCGTGGGCCCTGGGGCTCGGGCGCGGGCGCGGAAGCCCAAGAAGCCACACTACATCCCGCGGCCCTGGGGCAAGCCCTACAACTACAAGTGTTTCCAGTGCCCCTTCACCTGCCTGGAGAAGTCGCACCTCTATAACCACATGAAGTACAGCCTCTGCAAGGACTCCCTCTCGCTGCTGCTCGACTCCCCCGACTGGGCCTGCCGCCGCGCCCCGGCCgtgccccggccccgcgcggCCACCCCGGACGGCCCTGAGGATCCCACGGACCCCggaggccagccccaaggagcGTGGCTCCCGGATGCTCCCACCACACCTGACCTCGTCGTCGCTGACGTCCTCTCCCTGCGCCGCTGTGTCGGGGGCCCCAAGCCCAGGGCTGAGGGGTCCCCAGGGACACCGCCCCCTGTGACGAGGGACGCCCAGAAAGGTGCAGGCCACGGCAGGCGCCTGGCCGAGTCTTGGAAGCCGGGGCCAAGTGGGGGCCCGAGGGGCATGTCTGTGGTGGACGCGGCAGTGGCTGGCCCTGGGAGTGGGGTCCCTTGCTACCCCCCGCCCACCCCTGGTGAGTTCCCTGAGGCCCAGAGCCTTCACCTGTCCCTGCTGGGCGTCAACTACCCTCTCGGCCCTGGCCTCTTCTCCTACCTGGGGCCCTCCCTGGCTGCGGCAGCCCACATGCCCTTCCTGGCCTCAGCCAGCCCGCTGCTGCCCCCAGCCACGGCCTTCCCTGCCCCACAGCCCCCAGAGCGCCCTGCCCTGTTCCCCCGCCTGTTCTACCCCCTGCTCCTGGAGCACACCCTGGGGCTGCCAGCAGGCAAGGCTGCCCCTGCcaagccccccgcccccccaaagGGGCCCCCCGGGACTCTGgcacctgggctgctgaaggtgCCGGCACCTGGGCAGGGCGGGCCCTGGCCCCGTGGTGCCCCTGAGGACCCAGGGCAAGATAGGGAGCTGGAGCGGGCTGCCCAGAGTGACCCCAGGAGGAAGCTGCCTCTGGGAAGCAGGCTGGAGCCCCCGAAGGCCCCCTCCAGTGTGGCGAAGTTCAGCTCCCAGAGCAG CCTGCAGACCGGCCCCTCCATGATGCTCTGGCCTGAAGACAAGGAGCCAGGGGACCCCAAGAcccctggccctgtggccccCCTGCCCCAGCAGTCGCTGGGCCTGGCGCTAGGGGTCCCTGGGCATGTGAGCGAGGACCTGACGCGGGTCCTTGGCGACTACGCCAGAGTGGAGCGGCGCCTGGGGCAGTTGGTGCCTGCGGGGGGCCTGGCCCCACGGCCTCTGCGGGAGCAGCTGGGCAAGATCCGCCGGGAGCTGCTCACCATCCACCAGGCACTGGAACGGGCTGTGCGGCCCCCGGATACACCCCTCGACCTCTCTGTGAAGCGGGCGCCCGCCAAGAGGTCTGAGGCCCCCTTGGGGGCCTGGGGGCAGCCAGAGCTGGGCTCCACACTGGCCCGGGGGACCCCTGAAGCTCCCAGCATGCTGGGCCCCACAGCGCCTGAGCCCTTCTCTGGCCACACCACCAAGTGTGAGGCTGACTCCAGTGTCCCACCCCCGGGCCTACCTCTCCAGGCCCCAGAGGACCCTGTCATTCCTGGCAGCAGCTGGGGTACCCATGGCGGGGTTGGGGGCTCCTGGCCCCCTGAGGCTGTCGCTGGCCTGCAGAGCCCCCCGGGCGCCGAGGTCTGA